From a single Capsicum annuum cultivar UCD-10X-F1 chromosome 12, UCD10Xv1.1, whole genome shotgun sequence genomic region:
- the LOC124889576 gene encoding protein FAR1-RELATED SEQUENCE 9-like, producing the protein MENSNLYEENIGVEVPSEEIDMDETGQIVPYIDFENLQDPISRQSKNPGFFYAIQIDVDGRLANCFWVDARSRIAYKNFGEVVVFDPTYLINKYKMPFVSFIGVNNHHQSILFGCALLWDEIQDTFEWLLRTWQETMFGVVPRTIITDQHAAITNVFARVFPNSAHHFCMWHITKKISEHLSHVYHQYDNFSSKFSWCIHGMTTPEEFEIMWSEIMKMYDLEENSWLQIIYAIREKWIPAYVRTTFCAGMSTSQRSESMNKFFKDYLNSSTPVSVFVLKYDKAIDARYDKVREKDYNTKYSRPVLKISYPMEDEAAKKYTRKIFQIFQEELIHSQKFVSEKFEVKDGINVYKVHQLQRQKPKYMVSLNLPLKQLVCSCHKFEFMGILCRLVLIVFIKKQILSLPAHYLLDRWTRNATKEKAIDHLSEITNVKPSTLWFNKIMMHFMGLAKKATRSEKYYLFAHQRLLQLYRELDEFPYESEEDCVSNDQVGEKYCEMNQVAEKDCEMNSCEQSQDVTLFDPSVVVTKGCSESFRKKYAFEVAQKTKKVSSQKNKKVCSQKIQKVPSQRPKRQTKNMKLNKKETSSNSNVEAEQKRTTTSNEANAMNFIKGILRALIMLMPPHLREPKSKDFFN; encoded by the exons ATGGAAAACTCAAACTTATATGAAGAAAATATAGGAGTTGAAGTTCCATCAGAGGAAATTGACATGGATGAAACTGGACAAATTGTTCCCTATATAGATTTTGAAAATTTGCAGGACCCTATATCG cGTCAATCAAAGAATCCAGGTTTCTTTTACGCTATACAAATAGATGTTGATGGTCGTTTAGCTAATTGTTTTTGGGTTGATGCTAGATCTAGGATTGCTTATAAGAATTTTGGAGAAGTGGTTGTTTTTGATCCGAcgtatttaataaataaatacaagATGCCTTTTGTTTCATTTATCGGGgttaataatcatcatcaatctaTTTTGTTTGGTTGTGCTCTTCTTTGGGATGAAATTCAAGACACTTTTGAGTGGTTACTTCGTACTTGGCAAGAGACAATGTTTGGAGTGGTACCTCGTACAATTATAACTGATCAGCATGCTGCCATAACAAATGTATTTGCAAGGGTATTCCCTAACAGTGCACACCACTTTTGTATGTGGCACATAACAAAAAAGATTTCGGAACATCTAAGTCATGTTTATCATCAGTACGACAATTTCAGTAGCAAGTTTAGTTGGTGTATTCATGGTATGACAACCCCTGAGGAATTTGAGATAATGTGGAGTGAAATAATGAAAATGTATGATTTAGAAGAAAATAGTTGGTTGCAGATAATATATGCAATTCGTGAAAAATGGATACCTGCATATGTGCGTACCACTTTCTGTGCAGGCATGTCAACAAGTCAAAGAAGTGAGAgtatgaataaattttttaaggattatttaAATTCTAGTACTCCAGTGAGTGTATTTGTATTGAAATATGATAAAGCTATTGACGCTCGATATGATAAAGTAAGGGAAAAGGATTACAACACTAAATATTCAAGGCCTGTCTTGAAAATTTCGTATCCTATGGAGGATGAAGCAGCGAAAAAATACACTAGAAAAATATTTCAGATTTTTCAAGAAGAACTAATTCATTCTCAAAAATTTGTCTCTGAAAAGTTTGAGGTTAAGGATGGAATAAATGTTTATAAAGTGCATCAGCTTCAAAGACAAAAGCCGAAATATATGGTCAGTTTGAATCTTCCATTGAAACAACTTGTTTGTTCGTGCCACAAATTTGAGTTCATGGGAATTTTATGTAGACTTGTACTAATAGTATTCATAAAGAAACAGATTCTCTCACTTCCAGCACATTATTTGTTAGATCGATGGACTAGAAATGCAACCAAAGAAAAAGCTATTGACCATCTGAGTGAAATAACTAATGTGAAGCCTTCTACTCTGTGGTTTAATAAGATCATGATGCATTTTATGGGGCTAGCTAAAAAAGCTACAAGGtctgaaaaatattatttgttcGCACATCAAAGATTGTTGCAATTGTATAGAGAACTTGATGAATTTCCTTATGAATCTGAGGAAGATTGTGTATCGAATGATCAAGTTGGTGAGAAATATTGTGAAATGAATCAAGTTGCTGAAAAGGATTGTGAAATGAACTCATGTGAACAAAGTCAAGATGTTACTCTATTTGACCCTTCAGTAGTGGTAACTAAAGGATGTTCGGAATCTTTTAGAAAGAAATATGCTTTCGAAGTTGCTCAGAAGACCAAAAAAGTTTCTTCTCAGAAGAATAAAAAAGTTTGttctcaaaaaattcaaaaagttccCTCTCAGAGGCCAAAAAGgcaaacaaaaaatatgaaacttaacAAAAAAGAGACGAG TTCAAACTCTAATGTCGAAGCTGAACAAAAACGTACAACAACATCTAATGAGGCTAATGCAATG AATTTTATCAAGGGTATATTGAGAGCACTGATTATGCTTATGCCACCTCATTTACG GGAGCCGAAGTcaaaggattttttcaattaa